The following proteins are encoded in a genomic region of Candidatus Leptovillus gracilis:
- a CDS encoding GNAT family N-acetyltransferase, whose protein sequence is MTKPTYQIRPFHPTDQPAAQQLILDGLHEHWGTLDPTRNPDLNDIMTSYIHAGHAFFVAEEAGVLIGTGALWLEAPGVGRIVRVSIRPTHRRRGLGRAISEHLIVEAQRRGCHELLVETTDTWTAAIRLYQGCGFTPYAWVDGDVHMKRPLYAQRVTSP, encoded by the coding sequence ATGACAAAACCCACCTACCAGATACGGCCGTTCCACCCTACCGACCAACCAGCCGCCCAACAGCTCATCCTGGATGGTCTGCACGAACATTGGGGCACGCTGGACCCCACGCGCAACCCCGACCTGAACGACATCATGACCAGCTACATCCACGCCGGGCACGCCTTTTTTGTGGCCGAAGAGGCTGGCGTGTTAATTGGGACTGGCGCGCTGTGGCTGGAAGCGCCTGGCGTCGGACGCATCGTCCGCGTTTCCATCCGTCCGACCCACCGGCGGCGCGGGTTGGGCCGGGCCATTTCCGAACACCTCATCGTCGAAGCGCAGCGCCGCGGCTGCCACGAACTGCTCGTCGAAACCACCGATACATGGACGGCAGCCATTCGTCTCTACCAGGGATGCGGCTTTACCCCTTACGCCTGGGTGGATGGGGACGTGCATATGAAACGGCCGTTATATGCGCAAAGGGTAACATCTCCATAA